TATCGAGTTGGGTATCACCAAAGTCAATGTGGCTACCGAATTGAAAATTGCTTTCTCCGATGCCGTGAAGCAGTACTTTATCGACAATCCTAATGCCAATGATCCGCGCCACTATATCGTGCCGGGTAAGGAAGCGATGAAGAAGGTGGTCATGGACAAGATTGCAGTGTGCGGGAGTGCTGGCAAGCTATAACCCCCTTACAAGCAAGCGTTAAGATACTCCCAGTCTTTTTTTGGCTACACCGAATAGTGCTCTCTCATTTCCCGGTGTAGCCATTTTTATTTTCTGTTAACTGCATATGTGATGGATAACAAGCAATGGCCTCGTCTCTGACGTTCAAAAAGAAAAAAGTAGCCGTGATCGGCGAGTGCATGATTGAGCTGAGTGGTCAGCCATTCGGTCAGCAAGCACAGTACTTTGGTGGGGATACGCTCAATACGGCGCTGTATTTGTCCCGTCTGGTGCCGGGTATGAATCCCGCATATGTGACGGCATTGGGTAATGACAATTACAGCCGTTACATGCGCCAATCTTGGTTGCAGGAAGGAATTGATACGCAGTTTGTCCTGACGCTCGATGGGAAGTTACCGGGTTTATATACCATTGAGAATACCCCGTGCGGTGAAAAGAGCTTTCACTATTGGCGCAATGATTCTGCTGCGCGCTGCCTTTGCCGGCACGAGCTATTTGGCTCGGTTGTTGACGATTTGAAAGCGTTTGACTTGGTCTATCTCACCGGTATCACTCTGGCCATTTTGCCTGATCCGGACAAGTACCTGCTGCTTCGGGCGCTGGAGACCCTCCAAGAGGAGGGGGTGAAGATAGCGGTAGATTCAAATTATCGTCCAGCGCTATGGCCATCATCATCTCTGGCTTGTGAGTGGATCGGCAAACTCTATCAATTAGCGGATATTGCCCTGGTTACCGCTGATGACGAGGACCGGCTGCTTGGGATGCACGACTCTCCGCCGCCGATCATTGCCAAACGCATGCACTCGATGGGGGTCAAGCAGGTTGTGGTCAAGCTCGGCCAGGAAGGGGCAATGTGGTCTCAGTATGGGCTAAATGGCATGGCGAGAGGAAACAAGGTGGATCGGGTCATGGATACGACGGCTGGCGGAGATGCATTTAATGCGGCATTTCTGGCTGCATGGAGTATGGGGATGGAGATGCACGAGTGTTGCCATTGGGGCAATAAGCTGGCGGCAAGGGTTATTCAGCACAAGGGCGCAATCATTCCGAGAGATTATACCGGATACCTTACCGAGTTAATGAATGTTTAGGCTTTAAGGAAAAAGTAATGAGCGAAAAACATGTTGCCGTTCTATTGGCTGATGGCTTCGAAGATGCAGAAGCTGTCGTATTTATCGATATTATGCGTCGGCTTGATATCAAGGTTGACGTACTTTCCTGCATGGAGAGTACAGTACTGAACACCTATTTTGGTACGCGCATCAGTGCCGATGACACGCTGAAAAACTGTGCAGCCAACACTTACGATGCTGTGATGATGCCAGGCGGTCCGCAGGGGACTGATAATTTGTCGGCCAATCCAGCGGTTATCGAGTTTTTAAAACGCCATATTGCACAGGGGAAGTGGATATGTGCGTTGTGCTCGTCAGGCGCCAAGGTACTGGCTGCACACCACTTATTGCAGGGGCGGCACTATACCACCGGCGATAAATTGGCTGACAAGTTTAGCGATGGTGAGTTTCAGCTCGAGAAAGTCGTGGTTGCCGATAACTTCATCACAGGCAGGGGGCTTGGGGTGAGTTTTGAGTTCTCGTTTACTGTGGCCAAAATGCTGTTGGCTGATAACCGCGCTAAAGTAGACCATCAGGCGAGCCATATCTATTTCGACCATTGGCCTTTGTGATAAATGCAAGGGCAGAGCTGAGGCGATGTAGATAAATACGAATAAGGCCTAGCATATTTGCTAGGCCTTGTTTATATGAGGCTTTGTTCAACTAGCTGGTAGCGATGTTGATAAAAATCTGCGCGCCAACCAGCGGGGCATGCTCATCAACATAGTACGGGTTGGAGTGAAGGTAGTTACAGATCCCTTGTCCTTTGTTGCCCGAACCCAAGAAGAAGAATGCACCGCGCTTCTCTTCCGTCGCATTGACCATGTAGCTGAAGTCTTCGCTACCGGTCATTGGCGAGCCGTTGATGTTCATCATTTCTGACGGCACGGCAGAGCCCGCAGCTTCAACCACGCGCTGGTAAGCCTCTGGGTGGTTGATAATGGCAGGGTAGCCACAGTAAGTCATAGTGGTATTGAACCCACGCAGCTTGCTTTGTGCCACTATCGACTCGAAACTGTTGCGCAGCACTTGGTCGGTTTCGCTGTCCATCGAGCGGATAGTACCACGGGCTTGAACATTGGCCGCTACCGCGTTGGGTACCGTACCACCATTGAACATGCCGCAGACAAAGACCGCCGGTGAAAACGGGTTGGTCTGCTTGGCGACAATGTAGTCCATGTCTTCGACAATACGGGCGCCTTCACGGATCGCATCAAGCCCTTTGTGCGGGGTTGAGCCGTGGGCTGATTTGCCCTCGATGTCCAAAGTCCACGCGCTACCGTAAGAAGACATGATGCCGTTGTTGATGCTGACAAAGCCACACTCCTGTGCCGCGTCATTATGGAGGGCATAGACTTCACTTACGCCACTCATACAGCCAAGCTCAACCATCTTGTTCGCGCCGTCGACGCGCATGTCCTCTTCAGCCATTTGGAAGATGAATCGGACGTTGTGCTTTAGCTCATCTTTGTACGATGACAGGTATTTTGCCGCCGTCAGTGCCGTTGCCATATGGACATCATGGCCACAGTTATGGGCTCTGCCTGCATGCTGCGAGGTAAACTCGTCGTTGGTGAGATCATCCATTTCCAGTGCATCCATATCAGCACGGAAAGCGACCATCTTGAAAGATTCGTCAACAATCAGATCAGCAATAAAACCGGTATAGCCGTCGTAAGTCGTGATGGCGTAGCCGCACTCATTCATGATTTTCTGGCAGTAGGCCGACGTCTTGTACTCTTCGCCAGACAGTTCAGGGATCTGATGCAAATCTTGGCGAGCCGTGATACTGAAAGCGGTGAGCTCAAGCAGTTTATTGTCAATATTAAAGCGAGACAGCATTAGATAATCCCTTTCATCGAGAAGCCAAGTTGTGCAATCAAAGATGCGCCTAGGAAACAGCTGGTTGATACCACCAGGAACAGCACAATCACTTTCCAAGACAGTTTTTTCAGCTCTTCCATCTTGCCGCCGACAGACAAACCTGCAAAGGCTAGCAACGGTACAGTACAAGACAGGAACTGTACTTTACCGATTGAATCGAGGAAAAAGGTTCTCACGGCCGTTTCAGGCAAACAAATCAAAATACCGATAATAGTCGCGTAGGCAAATGTCGGCAGTGGTGACTTGATGTAGCTTTTGGCCACCAGTGATAGGAACACCACAATCGACATCGCGATGAAGCTGTCCCACATGTTAAAGAAGCTGATACCCGTAGTCAGGGTTTGTGTGAACATGGCAAGCAACAGTGCCAAGAACACAAACTTCATATCATTAAGCACCGACTGCATTGCGCACCTCTTTTTTCTGGCAAATTTTGTAGACGAATTCTGCGAGTGGAATACCGATGAACGTCAGCGATAGTGCACCTAGAACAGATGAAAGCAGGTTAGAAGCGGCAGCAATACTCAGAGCTTGCTGGGCCATTTCCGGGGTTAGGTTGCTGACCAAGGCACCAGAGGCAGCACTTAGCATCGAGCCACTACCTACACCGGTACCGGCAGCCAGTGCCAGTGGGTGAATGCCTGTTAGCGGACCAACACTTCCTAGTACACTGAACCAAAGGGTACCGATCACCGAACCACACAGGTAAATCGCCAAAACACCGATGTACTCTTTGGTTCCGGTACCGTATTTGCCCTGGATAACGGCGATGGAAGGCTCACGGCTGATAGAGGAACAGGCACCGATTGACTCTCGACCCATACCAAACTTAACGGCTAGCGGAATCGCGACCAGAATTGGCAATAGGTTACCGAGTTCCTGGAAGATCAGCGGGATACCGGCATCAAGAATAATGTCGATGTTGGGAATGATCATACCTGCGTACTGAGTACCCAGTACAAGCAAGCAGAAACCGACCATTTTCGAGGAGAAAGACTCTTCTTGTTTAGTGAAAATCTTACCCCATGCACTGATCTTATTACGTACTGGATTTAAAGAAATGATCATCCCGATCGTTACTGCAAACAGCATTGGCAGGATGGCAATATTTATTTCCCCGAACGAAATGTTTTTTGTCCCAATAACAACTTGCGCAATGAATATGACGGCCATTGCGATAATAGTTGATATTGCAACTATTTTTATAGGCGAGCGATTACTCATAGGTGTCTACCTGGTTAGTTATTTTTCGGGTGGAGATATTAATGATGGCTAAAATATAAAATGTGAGGTGAATCGACTTTGTTGAGAATCAAAAGTTATTACATATTTACTTTTTTCGCACTTAAACCAACTGGTAACAATAACGCCAACAACGCCAAACATATGAGGTGAAATAATTTGCCGTTTAACCAAATGGCAACACAAGCCATGCGTTTTTTCCCTATGGAGACATTTGTGCAAAGCTGTTTTAACCGATTAATATCTTTTGTCTTTACCTTTTTGGAACGTGTAAGGCTTTGCTTTCAATTAATATTGTAAACTTTATTTGAAATGATGAGTAAAGATGAATGCTGGAAGACTGGCGTCTGAATACGTGGTCTCCAAAGAGATTAAAATGTTGATAATTTATGAGTAATACTGATTAAATGAATAACATTTTGAAATTGTAAGGCGAGAATTTTTAAATGGCTGGGAAAGTGCTGATTATGACGTTGGTCTTGCTAACTTTCACAACAAATAACAGAAACCACTAGAAATAATAATATTAATAACCACGAGTGATGATATTTATCAGCGTGAAGACCATCTAGCCTCGATGAGCTTTGCGACTGCTTGTCCCCAGTATTGATAAATGACGGGGCCGGGATGGAAGCCGTCACTAGCCATATGACTGGGCTCCAGCTCTCCTTCTAGGTTGACGATCTCGCAATCGGGCTGTGTCGATACCCAGTGGTGTAGTTGTTTATTAAAGCTTTTCGCTTTACTTCCCAAATACCACCGGAGTGGATGGGGCAGTGCGGGGAATCGCCCCATAGGTGGAATTTGGGTCAGAATAATGTGTGGGCAGGAAAATTGATGCCGCAAGGTATGGGTGAGCATCTGTTGCTGTTTGAGCCATTGTGCCGCGCTGGTCGGTTTGGTGACATCATTTACGCCTGCCGAGACAACAACAACATCATACATCTGCTTGGGATGTAATCGGGCTGACTGGATGACTTGTTTAGTCGTATAGCCTGTTTTGGCAATAAGTTGCCATTCAACTTGGAAAAAGGGGCGCAGGGCCGCAATAAGCTGGCCAGAGAGTGCCTGGGACTGGTGTTTGGCACCGACGCCTGCCGCGGCTGAATCGCCGATCAGAAGGATCCTGAGTTTTTGTTTGTTTTGAACAGTACGTCCTCGGTTTCGTTCTGCTTGGGCCGAATGTCCTTGGCGAGGGCCTTCGGCCTCTCTAAGGCACGGAATAGACTTGCGGACATACTTTCCTTGAGCCCAAAAAATGGGAGCCATAACAAGCAGAACAAATTGATGCAGCATTGAACACTCTCTGTGACTTTTACCAATACTAAATGAATAATATTAGAACCATTTTTTCATTGCTGCTGGGAATGATAATAGGGAATAGCAGCTTAAAACTGCACCGCCTTTCTCATCATTTCCCTGCCTTCGGTTTCAACGTAGCTGAGGAAAACCTGGGCAATGGGAGAGAGGCTCTCCGCTTTGGTCCAGGAAAATGACCACTTTGACTGAATGGGCAAACCTTCCACATTTACCTTTTTCACGCCGTAAATTTCACCAAAGGCGAGTGTATGGGCCGATAGGATCGCAACACCAAGCCGTGACAAGACAGAGTGAATAATGGCTTCATTGCTGGCGATGGTCATCTTAATATTTGGCGTATGTTGCTGCTGTTTGAAAAAGTCTTCAATGGCATAACGGGTGCCCGAGCCTTGTTCTCGGATGAGAAAGTCTTGCTGGCAGAACTCTTCCAATGACACGCTGTTCCTGTTGGCAAGAGGGTGGTTGGCTTCGGCTATCGCAACCAGATCATTGGACATAAACTCAATCACGTCGAGATCGAGCCCTTCTGGCAGATGGCTGAATACATAAAAATCGTCCATCCCTTGCTCCAGGCGCTCAATTATCTGTTGCCTGTTGGCGATCGTAAATTGGATATCGATACCCGGGTAGTGCTCGCAGAACGGCCCGAGTAGATGCGGGATGAAGTATTTTGCGGTCGTGACACAGGCCAGCCGAAGGGTGCCTGATTTTAATCCTCTGAGGCTTGATAGCTGCATGTCTAGCTCTTCGCAGTTTTGCAGGATTTTCTTGGCCGTTGCGATCGTGGCGAGACCGGCATCGGTGAACTTCAGTTTTCTGCCGACTTGTTGATAGAGCGGTAAACCGATAGCTTCTGTTAGTTTTTTCAACTGCATGGAGACAGTCGGCTGAGTTAAAAACAAGGTTTCGGATGCCGATTTAATACTTCCTTGTTCATGAACAGCCAGCAATATTTCCAGCTGGCGGAATGTGCCGATATGGGCGTGCAACCGAGATGCCATCGTTTGCTCCTTTGTATAGACTTTTATCTAATCATGATATAGCCATTATCTATTTTTATCTATGGAATGACGGCGGTAAGATTTTCATCAGTTTGATGGAGGTCACTATGAATGTAAGAAGCTTATTTTTGCCAGCATCAACCAGCCTGATGCTGGTTTTGTTTTACGGCTTGAGCGTGGAGATCGGCCATGGCTCGCTAGGTTTTGCCGTCTTAGCCGTGAGCTTGGTCGGCTTGATATTGGTTAATGTTGCGAGTGCGAATGCCGAAAAGGCAAAAGACGCCACGAAATCAATACCGTTGCGCAAGGCGAATCCGGTTCATGCCATTAAGATTGCAGGAGAACAGTGAACCATGGACGCCGTCGTCGCTTTTTTTATTCTGGGAATCGTATGTCAGCTGCTTGGCGCAAAGGTTTCATTTCCTGAAAACGTATATAAAACCCTGAGCCTGTTCTTGATGATTGCGATTGGCCTTAAGGGGGGCTTGGCGCTCCAGCAACATATCGACTCCGATCTTATTACCCTGTCTTTGGCCGTGGTTGCATTTGGCTTGTTGCTGCCGCTTATTGCTTACCCGCTGCTCAGGTATTTTGGCCAACTGGATAGAATCAATGCCGGAGCCGTTGCCGCCCATTATGGCTCGGTCAGTGTAGCGACCTATGCGGTGGCCGTTGCTTTGCTCGAGGCCAACAACATTAGCTATGAGGCCTATTTCCCGCTGTTTGTTGTATTGCTCGAAATGCCTGCGATTCTGGTTGGTTTGGTATTGGCTAAGGGCAGTTTGAAGCTTATCAATGCTGACTTTATCAAAAAAGAGCTGGTGGCCAATCAGAGTATTTTACTGATGGTCGGAAGTTTACTGATTGGCTATTTTGGTGGCCAAAGTGTTGAAAAGCTATCACCGTTTTTCATTGATCTGTTTTCCGGTGTATTGGCCCTGTTCTTATTGAAAATGGGATTAGTGGCGGGTGAACAGCTGGCGGCCCTGAAAAAGAACAGCTTGTTCTTGGTGAGTTTTGGTATGTTAATGCCGATGGTTGGCGGTATCTGCGGAACAGGCCTTGGCGTCTTGCTCGGGTTCAGTGCGGGGGGGATTTCGCTGATGGCTATTCTCGGTGCCAGCGCCTCATATATTGCAGTGCCTGCAGCCATGAAACAAAGCTTGCCAGAAGCCAATGCCGGTATGTCGATCACTGCGTCATTGGGGATTACTTTCCCATTCAATGTATTACTCGGCGTGCCATTTTTTATTGCACTGGGACAATATATCGTGGCGTAGAGAAAGATTGAGTCATTTGGATAATATTGGCTCCCACACCGGAGCCTTTATAGTTTTTAATCTGCTGTTAGATATCATCCAAATGATGGTCAAGGGCGTAGTTGGCGTCAGCAAAACTAAAGCCCTTGCGGACCAAGAAAGCGGTCGCTTTTTTCTTCTCGGCAAAGTCCGTGATAGGGGCCTTGTATTTCTTGTTGAGCATTGCCAGCGCTTTGTGCTGATCTTCACTCTGCTGTTGCTCACAATCTTCATTGGCTAGCACTTGGTCAATAGCTTCTTGGCTGATCCCTTCGCTGCGTAACTTTTGAATAAGGCCGGTGCGGCCCATTTTTTTACTGTGCTTGGTGATCAACCGCTCGGCAAGTTGCAATTCGTGCTCCAAGTCGAGCGATTGTGCCATGATGGTCTGTATTTTTGCTTGGCTAATGCCCTCTTGCCGCAGGCGAAGACCAATATCATTGGCGCTTTTTTTACCGGCATACTTGTTGATGGTGCGGGTGATCAATACCTCTTGCTCAGACTCATCGATGGTCTTCAGGGCATTGTCGATATCGGCCTGGCTCACACCTTGAAGCTTGAGTTTTTGCGCCAGTACAGCAGGGCCGTAGGAGCGACAGCGCGAATTGACGTAGGTTTCAGCGTAGCGTCTATCCGAAAGGTAGCCGAGCTCTAGCAAGCGGTTGATGACCTGGTTGACCCATTCGGTATTGGTCGTTTTTCTCGTCAGCTTTTCTCGCAGCTTCATGACGGAATAGCCACGTTGGTTGAGCCACCAAATGGCATACTCATAGACATCTTCAACCTTTTGGGCGGGCTTGGGGCCAGCTTGCTGTGAGGGAGAGTGCTTTCTGTTATTGATGTATTTTTTCGGAGGCTGCTCGGAGGTCATAAATTCCTGATGTTCAATAGCTGCTGTCTGCTTTTTGCCAAAACAGTTAGGGAAGGCGGTTATAGCAAAGGAGAAGTAGCTAAATCAAGGTGTTTAAAATCGTGTACACCGAGCTATAACGCTTGTTTCGTGCTAGAATTCGGGGCTTTCGCTTTTCTACTTTGCTTGGCTTAACTTATGGTCACTCGTATTCCTTCTTGGATATTGCTAGGTGCGATTATGCTAGCATTCAGTGCTGGTGCAATTAACGCTATGGCTTTGCTGACGTTTACCAATAATGCTGTTTCGCATGTTACCGGTACAATCACACAAGCAATGAGCGCACTCACTGTTGAGAGCCACCACGCATCCTACTATCTCTTGAGTATTGTCGGTTGTTTCTTTTTAGGTGCCGTTACATCCGGGATGATTATTCATAACGAAGCGCTCAGGCTCGGGCGTAGTTATGGCACTGCTTTGTTTATCGAAGCCGTGGTACTGTTTGCTGCTACGTATTATTTTTACCATCATAAAATGACTGGTGAATTGCTTGCGTCATTTGCGTGTGGTCTCCAGAATGCAATGATTGCAACCTACAGTGGGTCGGTTATCCGTACTACCCACCTAACCGGAATCGTTTCTGATTTGGGGGCAGCTTTGGGGCATATGATTAGTCGGCGAGCCTTGAATTTACCGCAGCTCGTCATGCAGGGAAGCATTCTGCTCGCTTTTAGTGCCGGCGCATTTGTAGGTGCCAAGATGCTCAATATTGTGGGTATGGTTGCATTATTATTACCGGCAACAATTGTCTTGTGTGCCAGTATTGGCTATATGTTGATGTTACGCAGGCACAAAACGAGCTAGATGCTTATTCTGTTTTGCGTTAAGCACGACGTTTTCTGAAGGCGTATATTCCCGCACTTGCCAAGGTTTTAAATACCACTCCCCATGCATTTAATTTTGGTTTGGGGTCGAGACCTTTAGCCATACGCCACATCTGCTGCTCATACCAAGTAATACTCAACATCCCTAAACGGTCCATTGCTTTGCTGCCCGTTGTGGGGGTAGCCAATGGCATGCTGTATTGGGCATTAGCAATCAGCTTATTGGGGAACTCGGCATCGATAGCAGTGGTTCGTGCTAAACCAATAAAGTCAGTTGCACCGCTCTCGAGTGCCTCATTCATTGCCGGCGCGCTACGGAATCCACCGGTTACAACGAGTGGGACATCCACTAACTTGCGTACTTTCTCCATATAATCAAGGAAATAGGCTTCACGTTGGATGGTGCTCTCCTTAGCCTTTTTGCCGCTCATCATTGAAGGACTCTCATAGGTGCCACCAGATATCTCAATTAAATCTATCCCTGCTTCTGCTAAGGTTTGGACTACCTGCATCGAATCTTCTTCTGTAAAACCGCCTTTCATAAAGTCGGCACTGTTAAGCTTGATACCAATGGGGAATTGATCTCCAACTTGCTCTCGAATGGCATGATATACCGACAACACAAAGCGCATCCGGTTTTCAAGGTTTCCGCCCCAGCGATCATCACGTTGATTGTGTCTTGGCGAGAGGAACTGGCTAACCAAATAACCATGAGCGCCGTGAATTTGTACCCCGGTAAAGCCTGTTTCTTTTGCTAGTTTTGCGCTGGTGGCAAATTTAGCGATGATAGTGAGTATTTCTTCTTCAGTCAGCGCTTTTGGTGTGTTGAAGCCTTTCTCTAACCCTCTAGACAAAGGTATTGCTGACGGTGCGACTGGCTCTTTGGTAAGAAAATTAGGAATTTGCTTACCAGGATGATTAAGTTGTGGCCAAATATGAGAGCCGTTCTGCTTTCCGGCCTCTGCCCACTCTCTGAAAACGGTGAGATCACTCTTATCGTCAAGCACGACATTTTTTGGCTCACCCAATGCATTACGGTCAATCATGATGTTCCCAGTCATTGCCAAACCGATACCACCCTCTGCCCAACGTCGATAAAGCGTGACCAAACCTTGCTTGGGGTTGTGTTGTGCGTCACCAAGCTGCTCACTCATGGCGGACTTGAACAAGCGGTTTTTTATGGTAGTCCCTTTGGC
This Photobacterium gaetbulicola Gung47 DNA region includes the following protein-coding sequences:
- a CDS encoding putative transmembrane protein of unknown function (COG3619); the encoded protein is MLAFSAGAINAMALLTFTNNAVSHVTGTITQAMSALTVESHHASYYLLSIVGCFFLGAVTSGMIIHNEALRLGRSYGTALFIEAVVLFAATYYFYHHKMTGELLASFACGLQNAMIATYSGSVIRTTHLTGIVSDLGAALGHMISRRALNLPQLVMQGSILLAFSAGAFVGAKMLNIVGMVALLLPATIVLCASIGYMLMLRRHKTS
- a CDS encoding hypothetical protein (COG3329); the encoded protein is MDAVVAFFILGIVCQLLGAKVSFPENVYKTLSLFLMIAIGLKGGLALQQHIDSDLITLSLAVVAFGLLLPLIAYPLLRYFGQLDRINAGAVAAHYGSVSVATYAVAVALLEANNISYEAYFPLFVVLLEMPAILVGLVLAKGSLKLINADFIKKELVANQSILLMVGSLLIGYFGGQSVEKLSPFFIDLFSGVLALFLLKMGLVAGEQLAALKKNSLFLVSFGMLMPMVGGICGTGLGVLLGFSAGGISLMAILGASASYIAVPAAMKQSLPEANAGMSITASLGITFPFNVLLGVPFFIALGQYIVA
- a CDS encoding NADH oxidase (COG1902) encodes the protein MVQAELQQSTEATNQPLLNNPFTLAKGTTIKNRLFKSAMSEQLGDAQHNPKQGLVTLYRRWAEGGIGLAMTGNIMIDRNALGEPKNVVLDDKSDLTVFREWAEAGKQNGSHIWPQLNHPGKQIPNFLTKEPVAPSAIPLSRGLEKGFNTPKALTEEEILTIIAKFATSAKLAKETGFTGVQIHGAHGYLVSQFLSPRHNQRDDRWGGNLENRMRFVLSVYHAIREQVGDQFPIGIKLNSADFMKGGFTEEDSMQVVQTLAEAGIDLIEISGGTYESPSMMSGKKAKESTIQREAYFLDYMEKVRKLVDVPLVVTGGFRSAPAMNEALESGATDFIGLARTTAIDAEFPNKLIANAQYSMPLATPTTGSKAMDRLGMLSITWYEQQMWRMAKGLDPKPKLNAWGVVFKTLASAGIYAFRKRRA
- a CDS encoding LysR family transcriptional regulator (COG0583), which translates into the protein MASRLHAHIGTFRQLEILLAVHEQGSIKSASETLFLTQPTVSMQLKKLTEAIGLPLYQQVGRKLKFTDAGLATIATAKKILQNCEELDMQLSSLRGLKSGTLRLACVTTAKYFIPHLLGPFCEHYPGIDIQFTIANRQQIIERLEQGMDDFYVFSHLPEGLDLDVIEFMSNDLVAIAEANHPLANRNSVSLEEFCQQDFLIREQGSGTRYAIEDFFKQQQHTPNIKMTIASNEAIIHSVLSRLGVAILSAHTLAFGEIYGVKKVNVEGLPIQSKWSFSWTKAESLSPIAQVFLSYVETEGREMMRKAVQF
- a CDS encoding ThiJ/PfpI family thiamine biogenesis protein (COG0693): MSEKHVAVLLADGFEDAEAVVFIDIMRRLDIKVDVLSCMESTVLNTYFGTRISADDTLKNCAANTYDAVMMPGGPQGTDNLSANPAVIEFLKRHIAQGKWICALCSSGAKVLAAHHLLQGRHYTTGDKLADKFSDGEFQLEKVVVADNFITGRGLGVSFEFSFTVAKMLLADNRAKVDHQASHIYFDHWPL
- a CDS encoding 2-dehydro-3-deoxygluconokinase (COG0524), which produces MASSLTFKKKKVAVIGECMIELSGQPFGQQAQYFGGDTLNTALYLSRLVPGMNPAYVTALGNDNYSRYMRQSWLQEGIDTQFVLTLDGKLPGLYTIENTPCGEKSFHYWRNDSAARCLCRHELFGSVVDDLKAFDLVYLTGITLAILPDPDKYLLLRALETLQEEGVKIAVDSNYRPALWPSSSLACEWIGKLYQLADIALVTADDEDRLLGMHDSPPPIIAKRMHSMGVKQVVVKLGQEGAMWSQYGLNGMARGNKVDRVMDTTAGGDAFNAAFLAAWSMGMEMHECCHWGNKLAARVIQHKGAIIPRDYTGYLTELMNV
- a CDS encoding metal-dependent amidase/aminoacylase/carboxypeptidase (COG1473): MLSRFNIDNKLLELTAFSITARQDLHQIPELSGEEYKTSAYCQKIMNECGYAITTYDGYTGFIADLIVDESFKMVAFRADMDALEMDDLTNDEFTSQHAGRAHNCGHDVHMATALTAAKYLSSYKDELKHNVRFIFQMAEEDMRVDGANKMVELGCMSGVSEVYALHNDAAQECGFVSINNGIMSSYGSAWTLDIEGKSAHGSTPHKGLDAIREGARIVEDMDYIVAKQTNPFSPAVFVCGMFNGGTVPNAVAANVQARGTIRSMDSETDQVLRNSFESIVAQSKLRGFNTTMTYCGYPAIINHPEAYQRVVEAAGSAVPSEMMNINGSPMTGSEDFSYMVNATEEKRGAFFFLGSGNKGQGICNYLHSNPYYVDEHAPLVGAQIFINIATS
- a CDS encoding hypothetical protein (COG2137); the protein is MTSEQPPKKYINNRKHSPSQQAGPKPAQKVEDVYEYAIWWLNQRGYSVMKLREKLTRKTTNTEWVNQVINRLLELGYLSDRRYAETYVNSRCRSYGPAVLAQKLKLQGVSQADIDNALKTIDESEQEVLITRTINKYAGKKSANDIGLRLRQEGISQAKIQTIMAQSLDLEHELQLAERLITKHSKKMGRTGLIQKLRSEGISQEAIDQVLANEDCEQQQSEDQHKALAMLNKKYKAPITDFAEKKKATAFLVRKGFSFADANYALDHHLDDI